One genomic region from Anopheles bellator chromosome 2, idAnoBellAS_SP24_06.2, whole genome shotgun sequence encodes:
- the LOC131209674 gene encoding uncharacterized protein LOC131209674 isoform X1, whose protein sequence is MASLNICSRSDSSVECNQVFEIEQCLYNLSDDFTRQTSLSEESFSTNSPVAEEAINGKPPRVMHSFADILKQPLAEDVLDQLCFTEVLLVCDGNKNVLGGAAINVTLIAEEVLAAFSSTRLSFPGQSAAESELMSFADRSCRPLQERKRETLLSGNTRQRQEKQIQLYFDEHQNVMAYRQECNGLHTERFQGMLRVPESGNAGEEQQQMMLLPDGLQLLLLRYLVLINFVGEICSQTVDIQGRVGNCVHKLTAAVPITRQTGDKLSESVKEIRKIIQYPGGSESEESISYYSTTGRLLRHAWTNSKYLLISNPLGGIPPSPVVELERNVKEYVQALTKLIRNRLSISSLIDDIECSVKEVHQLTNIVNPLLADIIKDL, encoded by the exons ATGGCTTCGCTAAATATCTGCTCCCGTTCTGATTCCAGCGTAGAATGTAATCAAGTTTTCGAAATCGAGCAATGTCTGTACAACTTATCAGACGATTTCACCCGGCAGACCAGTTTGAGCGAAGAGTCGTTTTCAACCAACTCCCCAGTTGCCGAAGAAGCCATCAATGGGAAGCCGCCCCGCGTCATGCACAGTTTCGCGGATATCCTGAAGCAACCCCTGGCCGAAGACGTTTTGGACCAGTTGTGCTTCACTGAGGTGCTTCTCGTGTGCGACGGAAACAAAAACGTCCTTGGAGGTGCCGCTATTAACGTCACCCTGATAGCGGAAGAAGTGCTGGCCGCATTTTCCAGCACGAGACTTTCATTCCCTGGCCAGTCTGCGGCCGAAAGTGAGCTCATGTCGTTTGCGGACAGAAGCTGTCGTCCGCTGCAGGAGAGAAAACGCGAAACATTGCTTTCTGGGAACACCAGGCAGAGGCAG gaaaaacaaatacagcTCTACTTTGACGAGCATCAGAACGTGATGGCTTATCGGCAGGAGTGTAACGGTTTGCACACTGAACGCTTCCAGGGAATGCTACGGGTGCCGGAATCGGGCAATGCCGGAGAAGAACAACAACAGATGATGCTTCTGCCAGACGGTTTgcagctcctgctgctccgTTATCTCGTACTGATCAATTTCGTTGGGGAAATCTGCAGCCAAACAGTCGACATCCAGGGCAGAGTTGGAAATTGTGTACATAAACTCACTGCTGCAGTTCCAATAACGAGGCAAACGGGCGACAAATTATCCGAAAGTGTGAAAGAAATTAGGAAAATAATTCAGTATCCGGGCGGATCTGAGTCAGAAGAAAGCATTTCATACTACTCTACAACAGGCCGCCTACTGAGGCATGCTTGGACAAATTCAAAATACCTTCTCATTTCCAACCCGCTGGGCGGCATACCGCCTTCACCGGTGGTTGAGCTGGAACGGAATGTGAAAGAGTACGTTCAAGCCTTGACCAAGCTGATAAGGAATCGCCTTTCAATCAGCAGCCTAATCGACGATATTGAATGTTCGGTAAAAGAGGTACATCAGCTTACAAACATTGTAAATCCTCTTTTGGCTGATATAATAAAAgatttgtaa
- the LOC131210397 gene encoding uncharacterized protein LOC131210397 encodes MEEDFSYYVYITLTLVPVYLAFKLVQWMGWELFVNN; translated from the coding sequence atggaagaagATTTCAGTTACTACGTCTACATCACACTCACGCTGGTTCCGGTTTATTTAGCATTCAAGCTTGTGCAATGGATGGGCTGGGAGCTATTCGTGAACAACTAA
- the LOC131210962 gene encoding filaggrin-2, with amino-acid sequence MKLPLERLARAMNLDEPSFGDNYIQEFVLEHLDHDTGGPNVKREDTSPTVVLGGSKNVWNGSTVDENGVLVPIRLKAVGNGGAGPGGGWHLEERKLHACSPGAAGDLFTHVGGPTHGQPMLFNPPISGVPSTPPETPPVIGSPNSAGPVVVGGAGGPGTIGGTGTGGTTGSGYGTGAYYGTSRSQSGLVEEMMFLPQTMRGEQPLDLRPLHCAIGPEGEWIDRKEYAGVLAVSGQPGQNGMLMGGAGVVGGIGGGVGGGAGVNGGAGGAGAVGGGFGHHHHHHITAAQLEFGPLNMHSAASHHQHHPHHHHHHHGHHHSLHPNRPHSVSSTSSTISPRNGTSSSGGGSCYNGLGGGSGNGLSSEDLINDELLMTLSVRELNKRLHGCPRDQVVRLKQKRRTLKNRGYAQNCRSKRLQQRQDLELTNRHMHHEMQQIKLELVKIKQERDELMQTLQMYQREQSQGNVLQQQHPQQYQQQQQQQQSRQQQKHQQSHQQQQPHQQQQQQHPQYQQQQQRQQHQQQHHHHHQQQQQEHLGGGHHGNNGSCNGGGGGTGGAGSGPGANGSSGASSGLVPSVKQLIAESVSSQEYYV; translated from the coding sequence ATGAAACTACCACTGGAGCGGCTGGCACGAGCGATGAATCTGGACGAGCCCAGCTTTGGCGACAACTACATCCAGGAGTTCGTGCTCGAGCACCTGGACCACGACACGGGGGGCCCGAACGTGAAACGCGAGGACACCAGCCCGACGGTGGTGCTCGGCGGCTCGAAGAACGTCTGGAACGGGAGCACGGTCGACGAGAACGGTGTCCTGGTGCCGATCCGGCTCAAGGCGGTCGGCAATGGGGGCGCCGGACCGGGCGGCGGCTGGCATCTGGAGGAGCGCAAGCTTCACGCCTGCTCGCCCGGCGCGGCCGGCGATCTGTTCACGCACGTCGGCGGTCCAACGCACGGGCAGCCGATGCTGTTCAATCCGCCGATCAGTGGCGTTCCGTcgacgccaccggaaacgccgCCCGTGATCGGATCACCCAACTCCGCCGGtcccgtggtggtgggtggtgctggcggtcCTGGGACCAtcggtggaaccggaaccggtggtaCGACCGGATCGGGCTACGGAACCGGGGCGTACTATGGGACCAGCCGCTCACAGAGCGGGCTGGTCGAGGAGATGATGTTCCTGCCGCAGACGATGCGTGGCGAGCAGCCGCTCGATCTGCGGCCCCTGCACTGCGCCATCGGACCGGAAGGGGAGTGGATCGACCGGAAGGAGTACGCCGGTGTGCTGGCCGTCAGTGGGCAGCCCGGGCAGAATGGCATGCTGATGGGCGGTGCCGGTGTGGTGGGTGGCattggtggtggggtgggtggAGGCGCTGGTGTGAATGGGGGAGCCGGAGGAGCCGGTGCTGTCGGCGGTGGCTTtgggcatcatcatcatcatcatatcaCGGCGGCCCAGCTTGAGTTCGGGCCGCTGAACATGCACTCGGCGGCCtcccaccatcagcaccacccgcaccaccaccaccaccatcacggtcATCACCACTCGCTGCATCCGAACCGACCGCACTCGGTCAGTTCGACCAGCTCGACGATAtcgccccggaacggaactagcagcagtggcggtggGAGCTGCTACAATGGGCTCGGAGGTGGCTCCGGTAACGGTCTGTCGTCGGAGGACCTCATCAACGATGAGTTGCTGATGACGTTGTCGGTCCGCGAACTCAACAAACGCCTGCACGGCTGCCCACGGGATCAGGTCGTGCGGTTGAAGCAGAAGCGTCGCACTCTGAAGAACCGAGGCTATGCGCAGAACTGTCGGTCGAAGCGGCTCCAGCAAAGGCAGGACCTGGAGCTGACGAATCGCCACATGCACCACGAGATGCAACAGATCAAGCTGGAGCTGGTCAAGATCAAGCAGGAACGGGACGAGCTGATGCAGACCCTGCAGATGTACCAGCGAGAGCAGTCTCAGGGCAACgtgcttcagcagcagcatccacagcagtatcagcagcagcaacagcaacagcaatctCGCCAACAGCAGAAGCATCAGCAGtcacaccagcaacagcaaccacaccaacagcagcaacagcagcatccacagtatcaacagcagcagcagcgacaacagcaccagcaacaacaccaccaccatcatcagcagcagcaacaggagcacctgggtggtggccaccacggcAACAATGGATCATGcaatggtggcggcggcggaactgGTGGTGCAGGAAGTGGGCCTGGGGCCAATGGCAGTAGCGGGGCCAGTTCCGGACTAGTTCCTTCCGTGAAGCAGCTGATCGCGGAGAGTGTCAGCTCGCAGGAGTATTACGTATGA
- the LOC131209918 gene encoding spindle and kinetochore-associated protein 1-like, which translates to MDKVQQIFEKQIETMMRLELFLDIHICKKFVMQDLNQLQSEAQAAADRVHWMKEYMETDRGEMVSQYADVIRKMRRNELLMLHLLEVGEPVHSKIETAETPAKHRAPLKEKNTDMPSKMYLLDYSKSPFVSRTKTKKIEFHDFECDITESQFETIPKYLRGRMQLVELKQFLATEVIKCFEEKYSLMYKTRKAIVNPHDLAIWKEYNVLQTNFPDQKFITQEDIARRTGKTLDKKSYTKLQMLRHLHILQEARSNGVVYFLWVSQANGAF; encoded by the exons ATGGACAAAGTTCAGCAGATTTTTGAGAAGCAAATCGAGACGATGATGCGCCTCGAATTGTTTTTGGACATCCACATATGCAAAAAGTTTGTGATGCAAGATTTGAACCAGCTGCAAAGTGAAGCCCAAGCCGCCGCGGACAGAGTGCACTGGATGAAAGAATACATGGAGACGGATCGTGGGGAAATGGTGTCCCAGTACGCTGATGTTATACGGAAGATGCGCAGAAATGAGCTGCTAATGCTGCATCTGCTAGAAGTTGGAGAACCCGTTCATTCCAAAATCGAAACCGCTGAAACGCCCGCCAAACACAGAGCCCCATTGAAAGAG AAGAATACGGACATGCCATCAAAAATGTATCTTCTGGACTACTCGAAGTCCCCATTTGTTTCGCGtacgaagacgaagaaaattgaattccacGACTTTGAGTGCGACATCACGGAAAGCCAATTTGAAACCATTCCCAAATATTTGCGCGGCAGAATGCAGCTTGTCGAATTGAAGCAGTTTCTCGCAACGGAAGTGATTAAGTGTTTCGAAGAAAAGTATTCGCTAATGTACAAGACCCGCAAAGCTATCGTAAACCCGCACGATCTGGCCATTTGGAAAGAGTACAATGTTCTGCAGACCAATTTCCCTG ATCAAAAgttcatcactcaggaagaCATTGCAAGGAGAACTGGGAAAACGCTGGACAAAAAAAGCTACACCAAGCTTCAAATGTTGCGCCACCTTCACATCCTCCAAGAAGCCCGTTCGAACGGCGTAGTTTACTTCCTGTGGGTTTCCCAAGCAAATGGAGCATTTTAA
- the LOC131209919 gene encoding mediator of RNA polymerase II transcription subunit 6, producing the protein MNPSRLGLGSLMQENPLWISWHDSNWIPVLNPGNVMDYFSEKSNPFYDRTCNNEIVRMQRQSLELLNNMTGVEYMLLHVQDPILYVIRKQHRHSPTETTPMADYYIIAGTVYQAPDLASVLNSRILSTVHHLQTSFDETSSYSRYHPSKGYTWDFSSNKAIAEKTKTQTKKEAPVKEEPSSIFQRQRVDMLLGDLLRKFPLPLPQVTNSAAGGGMNDLNNPNNLGAGAGENDHGAPDHTIIKQEPSDGLGGRGGNNELPPEKKMKM; encoded by the exons ATGAACCCGTCAAGGTTGGGCCTGGGGTCGCTCATGCAGGAAAACCCGCTGTGGATATCGTGGCACGACTCCAACTGGATACCGGTGCTGAACCCCGGCAACGTGATGGACTACTTTTCAGAAAAATCGAACCCTTTCTACGACCGGACGTGCAACAACGAGATCGTGCGGATGCAGCGGCAAAGTCTGGAGCTGCTAAA CAACATGACCGGCGTGGAGTACATGCTGTTGCATGTGCAGGATCCCATCCTTTACGTGATACGTAAACAGCATCGACATTCGCCAACCGAGACCACTCCGATGGCCGACTACTACATCATAGCAGGGACCGTGTACCAGGCACCGGATTTGGCCAGCGTTCTCAACTCGCGCATACTATCCACCGTGCACCATCTGCAAACTTCTTTCGATGAAACCAGCTCCTACTCGCGCTATCATCCGAGCAAGGGGTACACTTGGGACTTTTCTTCGAACAAAGCCA TTGCtgaaaaaactaaaacccaAACCAAAAAGGAGGCACCGGTGAAGGAAGAGCCAAGTTCCATCTTTCAGCGGCAACGTGTGGACATGCTATTGGGTGATTTGCTTAGAAAATTTCCGCTGCCTCTACCACAAGTCACAAACAgtgcggccggtggcggcatgAATGATTTGAATAATCCCAACAATCTCGGTGCTGGTGCGGGCGAAAACGATCACGGTGCGCCGGACCATACAATAATCAAACAAGAACCTTCCGATGGtctcggtggccgtggcggtaACAATGAGCTACCGCCggagaagaagatgaaaatgTAG
- the LOC131209674 gene encoding uncharacterized protein LOC131209674 isoform X2 produces the protein MHSFADILKQPLAEDVLDQLCFTEVLLVCDGNKNVLGGAAINVTLIAEEVLAAFSSTRLSFPGQSAAESELMSFADRSCRPLQERKRETLLSGNTRQRQEKQIQLYFDEHQNVMAYRQECNGLHTERFQGMLRVPESGNAGEEQQQMMLLPDGLQLLLLRYLVLINFVGEICSQTVDIQGRVGNCVHKLTAAVPITRQTGDKLSESVKEIRKIIQYPGGSESEESISYYSTTGRLLRHAWTNSKYLLISNPLGGIPPSPVVELERNVKEYVQALTKLIRNRLSISSLIDDIECSVKEVHQLTNIVNPLLADIIKDL, from the exons ATGCACAGTTTCGCGGATATCCTGAAGCAACCCCTGGCCGAAGACGTTTTGGACCAGTTGTGCTTCACTGAGGTGCTTCTCGTGTGCGACGGAAACAAAAACGTCCTTGGAGGTGCCGCTATTAACGTCACCCTGATAGCGGAAGAAGTGCTGGCCGCATTTTCCAGCACGAGACTTTCATTCCCTGGCCAGTCTGCGGCCGAAAGTGAGCTCATGTCGTTTGCGGACAGAAGCTGTCGTCCGCTGCAGGAGAGAAAACGCGAAACATTGCTTTCTGGGAACACCAGGCAGAGGCAG gaaaaacaaatacagcTCTACTTTGACGAGCATCAGAACGTGATGGCTTATCGGCAGGAGTGTAACGGTTTGCACACTGAACGCTTCCAGGGAATGCTACGGGTGCCGGAATCGGGCAATGCCGGAGAAGAACAACAACAGATGATGCTTCTGCCAGACGGTTTgcagctcctgctgctccgTTATCTCGTACTGATCAATTTCGTTGGGGAAATCTGCAGCCAAACAGTCGACATCCAGGGCAGAGTTGGAAATTGTGTACATAAACTCACTGCTGCAGTTCCAATAACGAGGCAAACGGGCGACAAATTATCCGAAAGTGTGAAAGAAATTAGGAAAATAATTCAGTATCCGGGCGGATCTGAGTCAGAAGAAAGCATTTCATACTACTCTACAACAGGCCGCCTACTGAGGCATGCTTGGACAAATTCAAAATACCTTCTCATTTCCAACCCGCTGGGCGGCATACCGCCTTCACCGGTGGTTGAGCTGGAACGGAATGTGAAAGAGTACGTTCAAGCCTTGACCAAGCTGATAAGGAATCGCCTTTCAATCAGCAGCCTAATCGACGATATTGAATGTTCGGTAAAAGAGGTACATCAGCTTACAAACATTGTAAATCCTCTTTTGGCTGATATAATAAAAgatttgtaa
- the LOC131210396 gene encoding tektin-4: protein MAQLNCPPCTPCASVCIEHQPIQTETSVDNPFHTPREPSAADIQAYQAELQTNPVGLPASEPPPYLPQRDGNSDGYPLAKPMDPIGPWATGRVDWGVLSGQTGTRPVVNQYSITRYSVDEWRQRNADMIAACQSTVDQSVRVENASKNTITRTYATADKTQTDCTQSLHVRAKNVDDLKSELHRAIAAMQEEISTMERQRRRLKQSLAVLRMPEAIASECLERRTGRPDTELIRDRPEEELIREISQIAEIKAILLKTLANIEQQQSDNRAVRQRMEFDWSEKKVAHENDAVNCNLRNQSTNTLFKPGATRCSNEQSTEIYWEKFTRETLTMFNDCRLKSEQLRNTLDAILTNAARDLRTQADCVERALATRISCMEEIREKLEIDLRTTLQRLADTEIQIGKLQVAIRNMDYGMMVVHTRLDNRNQRPRVENCRDQPQALLIAEVKSLEEGTSAMNALLKQEEDVKQELVNRRNELEREIMLKRRTIAIDRDRCQLLRSHFPSSTALSGY from the exons ATGGCACAGCTAAATTGTCCACCGTGTACGCCGTGTGCATCCGTCTGCATTGAACATCAGCCCATTCAAACG GAAACATCGGTGGATAATCCGTTCCACACACCACGGGAACCTTCAGCGGCAGATATTCAAGCGTACCAGGCCGAG TTACAGACGAATCCCGTCGGATTGCCGGCCAGCGAGCCGCCTCCATATCTACCCCAAAGAGATGGGAATTCCGATGGTTACCCCCTGGCCAAGCCTATGGATCCTATCGGTCCATGGGCAACGGGTCGCGTGGATTGGGGTGTGCTGTCCGGACAAACGGGAACACGACCGGTGGTGAATCAGTACTCCATCACGCGATACAGCGTGGATGAGTGGCGTCAGCGGAATGCGGACATGATAGCCGCTTGCCAGAGTACCGTGGATCAGAGCGTTCGGGTGGAGAACGCCAGTAAGAATACGATCACCCGCACGTATGCGACGGCAGACAAGACGCAAACCGACTGTACGCAGAGTTTGCACGTGCGTGCAAAGAACGTCGATGATTTGAAATCCGAACTTCACCGTGCGATTGCTGCCATGCAGGAAGAAATCTCAACCATGGAACGCCAGCGTCGTAGGCTGAAGCAATCACTCGCCGTGTTGCGTATGCCGGAGGCTATTG CAAGCGAATGTCTTGAACGTCGCACCGGACGTCCTGACACGGAATTGATACGCGACCGGCCTGAGGAAGAGCTGATCCGCGAAATCAGCCAAATAGCGGAGATCAAAGCCATTCTGCTGAAAACGCTCGCCAacatcgagcagcagcagagcgacAACCGCGCGGTACGTCAGAGGATGGAGTTCGATTGGAGCGAGAAGAAGGTTGCCCACGAGAACGATGCCGTCAATTGCAATCTGCGGAACCAGTCCACCAACACGCTCTTTAAGCCAGGGGCGACACGTTGTTCTAATGA GCAGTCTACGGAAATTTATTGGGAAAAGTTTACACGAGAAACGCTCACCATGTTCAACGACTGCCGCTTGAAGTCTGAACAGTTGCGCAACACACTCGATGCCATCCTGACGAACGCTGCCCGTGATCTTCGGACGCAAGCCGATTGCGTGGAGCGGGCGTTGGCTACGCGCATTTCGTGCATGGAAGAGATACGTGAAAAACTCGAGATCGATCTACGAACG ACGTTGCAACGTTTGGCGGACACTGAAATACAAATCGGTAAACTGCAAGTGGCAATACGCAACATGGATTATGGCATGATGGTAGTGCATACTCGACTGGATAACAGGAACCAGCGTCCGCGGGTCGAAAACTGTCGCGATCAGCCGCAGGCCCTTCTGATCGCGGAGGTTAAGTCCCTCGAAGAGGGCACCTCGGCCATGAATGCCCTGCTTAAACAGGAAGAAGACGTGAAGCAGGAGTTGGTAAACCGCCGGAACGAGCTGGAGCGCGAGATAATGCTCAAGCGAcgcaccatcgccatcgaccGGGACCGCTGCCAATTACTGCGGTCCCACTTTCCTTCGTCAACTGCACTCAGCGGATACTAA